A genome region from Panicum virgatum strain AP13 chromosome 4K, P.virgatum_v5, whole genome shotgun sequence includes the following:
- the LOC120704296 gene encoding 2-oxoglutarate-dependent dioxygenase 33, giving the protein MASDFKAIPLIDVGPLVEKIDDPNMANDADLLEVVRMLDDACKEAGFFYVKGHGIAESLMKEVRDVTRKFFHLPYEEKLKIKMTPESGYRGYQRIGENVTKGKPDMHEAIDCYTPIRPGKYGDLAKPMEGSNLWPENPSNFEALLENYINLCRDLSRKIMCGIALALGGAIDAFEGETAGDPFWVLRLIGYPVDIPEEQRTDTGCGAHTDYGLLTLVNQDDDICALEVQNRSGEWIYATPIPGTFVCNIGDMLKVWSNGIYQPTLHRVVNNSPRYRISVAFFYESNFDAAIEPVEFCREKTGGAAKYEKVVYGEHLVKKVLTNFVM; this is encoded by the exons ATGGCTTCCGACTTCAAGGCGATCCCCCTGATCG ATGTTGGCCCGCTTGTCGAAAAGATCGATGATCCGAATATGGCCAACGACGCGGATTTGCTGGAGGTTGTGCGGATGCTGGACGACGCTTGTAAGGAGGCCGGATTCTTCTATGTG AAAGGCCATGGTATTGCTGAGTCGCTAATGAAGGAAGTCAGGGATGTGACACGCAAATTCTTTCACCTTCCTTATGAGGAGAAATTAAAGATTAAGATGACACCTGAGAGTGGATATAG AGGGTATCAAAGGATAGGGGAGAATGTTACCAAGGGTAAACCTGATATGCACGAAGCAATTGAT TGCTACACTCCTATTAGACCTGGCAAATATGGAGATCTTGCTAAACCAATGGAGGGATCTAATTTATG GCCAGAAAATCCATCAAATTTTGAAGCACTGCTGGAGAACTACATCAATCTATGCAGAG ATCTTTCAAGAAAGATCATGTGTGGTATAGCCTTGGCATTGGGAGGGGCAATTGATGCGTTTGAAGGAGAAACAGCTGGAGATCCTTTCTGGGTGCTAAGGTTGATTGGTTATCCAGTAGACATTCCAGAAGAGCAGCGCACTGATACTGGATG TGGAGCTCATACAGATTACG GACTTCTGACACTGGTTAACCAGGATGATGACATATGTGCCCTTGAG GTGCAAAACCGCTCTGGTGAGTGGATATATGCAACTCCAATTCCAGGAACCTTTGTTTGTAACATTGGTGACATGCTGAag GTATGGTCCAATGGAATATATCAGCCCACACTTCACAGAGTTGTCAACAACTCCCCTCGTTACCGCATATCTGTTGCTTTCTTCTATGAG TCCAACTTTGACGCTGCCATAGAGCCTGTTGAGTTCTGCCGGGAGAAAACTGGCGGTGCTGCCAAGTACGAAAAGGTTGTGTACGGGGAACATTTGGTAAAGAAAGTGCTGACGAACTTTGTCATGTAA